In one window of Pseudomonadota bacterium DNA:
- a CDS encoding type II toxin-antitoxin system Phd/YefM family antitoxin: protein MRLSSQIKPISYLKAHAAEIIRNLGDEGEPLVITQNGEAKVVIQDIKSYEETQETIALLKILALGNRQIEEGKVVAASDAIHRIRKGAGIV, encoded by the coding sequence ATGAGATTATCCAGCCAAATTAAGCCTATAAGCTATTTGAAAGCCCATGCAGCAGAAATTATTAGAAACTTAGGGGATGAGGGAGAACCGCTGGTTATTACTCAAAACGGTGAAGCGAAAGTCGTAATACAGGATATAAAGAGTTATGAGGAAACCCAGGAAACAATAGCTCTGTTGAAGATATTGGCGCTGGGAAACCGTCAGATCGAAGAAGGGAAAGTTGTTGCTGCAAGTGATGCAATACACCGCATTCGAAAAGGAGCGGGGATTGTTTAG